One Lepisosteus oculatus isolate fLepOcu1 chromosome 27, fLepOcu1.hap2, whole genome shotgun sequence genomic window, aggccatctacaagaagggtcagagccgactttacttcttgaggaggctcaggtccttcaatgtatgtagtaagatgctacatatgttctatcagttggTGGtggcgagtgccattttctacgcagtggtagaggccatcatggacaacgtctcccatcccctctatgacatgcttgtgagattgaagagcacgttcagcaatagactgatcgaaccacggtgcgacagggagcgctacaggaggtcattcttgccttctgccataagactgtacaacgcatccactgtgtgtctgggcagaggcaacattgacagggacctgtttctggactgaacagtaaactgatccagctgttctttttctttttcccgtttaaaGACGTTTTtgggcaatatatgccagggaccagtgcaatacatttatattcatatttatattgtgcaatttgtgtactgttctgttctttgtgtgttatggactgtgagtaactcttcgtagtgcacttctcactgtactgattgtactgtatgtatagtattattattattgtatcattcgttacactgttgctgtgttgtctgtgttaagctgcaaTTTTTTAATCATGGACATAACCTTTTACATACCTGTAAACTATTTTGAAAAGCCAGGATGCCTTTCTAAATTGGCAGCAAACTGGTCCCTGTCTTGGAATTTTTTCAAAGACGAGCCAGGAGAggtgttctcattcactcagtaaggcatttattcatattgcGCAATAGGGAAAAACAGCAACCACCAGTCTGTGCAGCAAGTGAGAGctgattttcaaagtaaaataggAAAAGGTCCCTTATTTTATACACTTAGCTGATGCAACACCTCAACTTGTTTACTTCATTATGGTAGGTTGGTAAAACAAAGACAGGCGAGACTGTAATTTTCCAGTCCTTATAGGTCTTAGGCTTAGGACAGAGAAGACAGCTACGTGCAGTTACCCATCGCCTTTTTGCTGGGACGGAGATCAACATATTCTTAGAACATCCCATGGCCTTGACTCGCTGTGTacaatcacactttgttctaagaatccagctgcttttacaacacagctctgCCCGTAAAAAGACATAtttaggataaaacactttttttcagtaactttccattacatCCCATAGAGAAAATCCACATGGaagacatgcaagctccacacagcagGAAATTCAGTTGGACATCAACCCCAGGAACTGTGAGGCTGCAGTTCTTAATCCACACCACTGTGCTGAGTGTTAAGTCCATGACATGGATGTTTGTGTGCTCTTGAAGTTCTGCAAACCTTTGATTCTGTGTATGGAGCTCTGTTCACTTGTGGTTGTTGCTGATTCATTAATGCCCTATTGGCTTGTTTCTTCTGTCCTTGTATACTGACTTAGTCCCTCTGTCGGATGCTCATGATCCTATGTTGCCCTCAGCTCAGGCTGCTTTTAAGTGATCATTGACCCAGTGGTGTCCTCTCCTTCCCAGTGTCTGTGGCTGAAGCCCTGCAGTGTCGGGCTGTGCCTGGCAGTCTGAAGCAGATAGATGCTGGTGCTGGAAGGGTGTGTGGAGTCGACAATGCAGACAACCTGGTCAGCTACCAGGGcaacagctgggtctctctggcCATGAAGGGGAAACATGTGagtgtggggccagcagggctcTGGAGTGTGAGTGTCGCCAGCCTTGTGTTCAAGTGGCTTCGGGGAAAGTGGATCCAAGTACAGCCAGGTGAGGCTGCAGCTGATCTATATGGGTTAGAAATGATGGCTTTCAAGTTTATCCATGGTTAGTGGCTGCTTTCAGCCAGAACATCTTTCATTCCTCAAGTGTTCATGACTTAATACTGAGAAATGAGCACTGCACTACCCCTGCTGAGAACAGCTGTTTCTTGCTCTCCTCTGCAGGCTCCCTCATCCAGATTGATGCTGGTGGAGACAAGTTCGTGGTTGGTGTCAATGCTGCCAATTCCATCTTCTGCCTGAACAGCGGGCCTGTGCTGCAGTATGCTGGCCAGGGCAACATCCCCTGGATTCCTGTTGTGGGCTCCCTCAAGTACTATTCCTGTGGGCCTTTTGGCTGCTGGGGAGTGAACAGGCTGGACCAGATCTTTGTCAAGCTGGATGTGAGTGGGGATTCCTGCAGAGGCTCTGACAGGTGGTACCCCATTCAGGGCTCCCTGTCCCTGGTGGAGGTGGGCTCAGATGGCAGTGTGTATggggtgaacaggaatggagtggTCTTCAAGAGGTGAGCTGGGGGAGGGTTTAATGCACATGGTTGCATGAATGACTGTCCTAATTCTAGGCTGCTCTAACCCTGTTCCTTTTCCTGCAGGCTTGGTGTTGATGCCTGTAACCCCTTTGGCAGGAGCTGGTGGGCTCTAAGGGCAGCTGGTGTGGCCAGGCATGTGTCCTATGACCGAGGAATCCTCTGGGTTGTGTGCAAAGATGGCCGAGTCCAGAGGTGCCAGGTCTGAGCAGCCTGTGTGGTCTGGTCCTGAGTGGAAAGTGACGGGCATGAGTGGGCTGCATGAAGGGTTCCGAGTGGAATGAGGCATTAATGCCCGTCTTGGGTTTTCTCTGTGCTGCAATAAAAATGCCTGAAAAACCCTGTTCTTCTGTGGTGTCTAATTCTGTAGCTTCAAATTGGTTAATGATCTTAAAACCAGTCTTCCTGATTTAATGAGGAAGACTACCTGGCATGTCCCATTAGGCATTAATATCCAGACCTGAAAGCCCTCTACTCACATGGCTCTTTGGCTGTAATAAGATAATGAAACACCTAGTCTCTTTCCACAGTGGCTTAGTCCCAGTTTTGTGCATGACTGGATTAGCTAGAGTGCCCCCATGTTTCTTTGGGAGCATCACTGATCGGTCTTTTCCAGTGGCCCTAAACAGGGATGTAAGTTGAGGCTGTGACTGGGGTCCTCAATGCCTTCCACTCTCTTAACCCTAAACCACTTCAGTGTAACACTTGTTCCCATAATGTGTCAGTTCAAAGCACTTGGTCTTAACTTTCTATTACATCCCTGACTATGTTGACtgggtgctttttttttttttatacaatagTTCGTATTCATGGTTGAATACTCACCTGAGGTTTAACTCAGGTTTAGGTGTGATACTTCATTGCTGTAACTAGGTGAGTGGGATGGGGCTTGGTGAACCTGTACAATTGAAGATGCAGTTGCCATATGAATACCTAcaacacattacaaaaataacacCTATTAGTACTTTACCAAgttgtgtgtgtgcatttgtaATCAAGTGAagcagtattgtgtacagtCCACTCAACTGTGACTTTTTTCAGGcgattgtttacatttttacttcctTACTTGTAATTGGTTTTTCCATTTATctttcaaaatgttaatttaaacttttaaagtaGGCTGAGTATGTAACAATTGCTGATACAATGTCATTGAGATTTACCAACTGCAACAATATGGTTCCACACCGTACTTTTGACCACACTTTgtgaagtgactcctgtttccaGACAGGAAGGTGAAGGTCATACAGTAGAGTTGTTGTTGCCCTTCAGGATTTTCAATACATAAATTGGGCCCCTGAACAGTGCAGGACAATCACGTGAACCTGAGAATGTATCTGGTCACTCTTCACAGTTTGGGCTGATTCCAGAACAAAAACTTTGATGCAACAGACAGCAAATTTGAAATGAAGCATTACTAGTGGTACAGTTTTTGTATAGCATCTCCTTATTTAAATGTTACACTTAACTATGTATCCTAACAATATTTGCTTTATAATTTTTCCCACATTATCCCTCATCTCGTTATAGTCCTACCCGTCTGTGCTCAGCTTTCTGACCACTAGGTGGCACTGCTGCTTGGCTGACTGGCCTCTGGATAGACTTCTCTGGGATCTTCAAAAAagctttgatatttttaatgagaaacatgaaaaacagacaatagATTAAAAATCCTCAAATTTGCTGCTGcctttttaacagttttcttGTTAAGTCAAAATTTGCAACAGCCATAatcacacaacaacaacaaagctctatgtttttaaatatattgaggAAAAGGGCCCCAGATCTCATGGCATGGCTCCAGATTGCTTGTGCTATAGAAGCAATTTTGTTCAGCCACAATTATTCCAAACGCCAGTGCTGATGGTTAATGTGAACATTGTCGCTGAACAATCAGAGAGTGCTAATTCAGGGTCTGGGGTATATTCTTCCCAAACACCTTTGAGTACCACTGAAATATTTCTACCCAAAGTTTATATAACTTGGGGCACAGCCTTCAGAAGATCTGCACCTGTCACATAAAGGAGAAACACATATATCTTCAATTTAATTTGAGATTTTAGtcaaattagttttaaaataatgcagtcGACCTACGATCTTCTATTGCAATATCTGGTGTCTAACATTATTAGAGCACCAGTGGATATTGTTCTAATCCTCGTTAGTTCCTGACATCAGGTGTCCTTCATGTGATTAACAGACAGCTCTGTGTGCCTAGAAAAGTAGGAAACAAACTTTGATATTAGTTGTCTAGAGATGTGAGGTCATTGCACAAGATTGTAAAACAGATCAACTCTTGTAAATTGAACATAGAACAGCTCAAATTTTCAAATTGAGAACATCTTGCTTAACAATGTGTCTGACCTGTAAATAAAAACGCATGTTTGTGAGAGGTCAACACTGTGGCATATTCTGCCTGAACCTCAGCAGTGAGTTAGTGAAGTCTCTGTTGATCCCATGTGAGAGCTGGTCCACAGTTCTGCTGGACTGATGTCAGTAGAAAAGGTCTTGTCTCATCCC contains:
- the LOC138225246 gene encoding fish-egg lectin-like; translation: MKGKHVSVGPAGLWSVSVASLVFKWLRGKWIQVQPGSLIQIDAGGDKFVVGVNAANSIFCLNSGPVLQYAGQGNIPWIPVVGSLKYYSCGPFGCWGVNRLDQIFVKLDVSGDSCRGSDRWYPIQGSLSLVEVGSDGSVYGVNRNGVVFKRLGVDACNPFGRSWWALRAAGVARHVSYDRGILWVVCKDGRVQRCQV